One window of the Pedobacter ginsengisoli genome contains the following:
- a CDS encoding bifunctional alpha,alpha-trehalose-phosphate synthase (UDP-forming)/trehalose-phosphatase codes for MLTNNKTIILSNRLPVKITEQNGEYILRSSEGGLATGLGSVYKQGNNVWIGWPGIDVPQERQAEVKKLLASLNLIPVFLTTDEINLYYEGFSNEILWPVFHYLTTYANFEQQYWDSYKSVNEKFKNAAIEAVDDGDTIWIHDYQLLLLPCLIRREKPLVTIGFFQHIPFPSYEIFRLIPWREELISGMLGADLLGFHTFDDVRHFLSAASRLSTSKLLDNVIIHKDRQVVVEAFPMGIDADKFENLTMHAKVAKHSASFKASQEGLKIMLTIDRLDYSKGIIQRLQALELLLQLHPEYKEKIALYMIVVPSRDTVPKYKELRDHIDQLVGNINARFRTLDWLPIHYFYRSFSVEFLSALYSTADICLVTPMRDGMNLVSKEYVASRTNNDGVLVLSEMAGASKELNDALIVNPNNIGDIMRAIVCAIDMPVEEQNMRMSSMRHIVKKFNIHLWVKNFMDKLKEVKQLQESLLTKHAGQLIKDQIASDYKNSIDRYIFLDYDGTLVGFHGDIDKASPDEELYNILNKLSSDPANRVILISGRRYQTLQQWFGHLNLDMIAEHGAWQKQLNQEWKALPLLTDKWKQEVKAVLDTYTDRTPGSFIEEKSYSLVWHYRKVEKGLGELRSNEIINHLRLFIADKGLQMMPGNKVIEFKNIEVNKGKAAQNWLYGHNPDFIIALGDDHTDEDIFKALPPEAYTIKVGSNISAARYYLRDFKEVRELLKSLI; via the coding sequence AGATTACAGAACAAAACGGTGAGTACATACTTCGATCAAGCGAAGGCGGATTAGCCACCGGCTTAGGTTCAGTTTACAAACAAGGAAACAATGTCTGGATCGGATGGCCAGGTATAGATGTCCCTCAAGAACGACAGGCTGAGGTAAAAAAACTACTTGCTTCTCTTAATCTAATCCCGGTTTTTTTAACCACAGACGAAATTAACCTCTACTACGAAGGATTCTCAAACGAAATACTCTGGCCTGTTTTTCATTACCTTACCACTTACGCTAATTTTGAACAGCAATATTGGGATTCATACAAATCCGTAAACGAAAAGTTTAAGAATGCGGCTATAGAAGCAGTTGATGATGGAGATACCATTTGGATACATGATTATCAACTACTCCTTTTACCTTGTCTTATCAGAAGGGAAAAACCGTTAGTTACCATTGGTTTCTTTCAGCACATACCCTTTCCGTCATATGAAATTTTCAGGTTGATTCCATGGAGAGAGGAGCTTATATCAGGCATGCTTGGAGCCGATTTACTTGGCTTCCATACCTTTGATGACGTAAGACACTTTTTAAGTGCAGCTTCCCGATTATCAACAAGTAAACTACTAGATAATGTTATTATCCACAAAGATCGGCAAGTTGTAGTAGAGGCCTTTCCTATGGGAATTGATGCTGATAAATTTGAAAACCTTACAATGCATGCCAAAGTAGCTAAGCATTCAGCCTCGTTTAAAGCAAGTCAGGAAGGTCTTAAAATAATGCTGACCATCGACAGGTTAGATTACAGTAAAGGTATAATTCAGCGCTTACAAGCTTTAGAACTTTTGTTACAACTCCATCCGGAGTATAAGGAAAAAATAGCCCTTTATATGATTGTAGTACCTTCAAGGGATACAGTACCAAAATATAAAGAACTTAGAGATCACATAGATCAACTGGTAGGCAACATTAACGCAAGGTTTAGAACATTAGATTGGTTGCCTATTCATTATTTCTACAGATCATTTTCTGTAGAATTTCTCTCTGCACTTTATAGTACTGCCGACATTTGTTTGGTAACCCCCATGCGCGACGGAATGAACCTGGTAAGTAAAGAATATGTTGCGTCGCGTACTAATAATGATGGTGTTTTAGTATTAAGTGAAATGGCTGGGGCATCTAAAGAATTAAATGATGCACTAATTGTAAACCCAAATAATATAGGCGACATTATGCGTGCAATTGTGTGTGCAATAGACATGCCTGTTGAAGAACAAAACATGCGTATGTCCAGTATGAGGCATATTGTTAAAAAGTTCAACATTCACTTATGGGTTAAAAATTTTATGGATAAACTAAAAGAAGTAAAACAATTGCAAGAATCTCTGTTAACAAAACATGCAGGCCAATTAATAAAAGATCAGATAGCCTCAGATTATAAAAACTCAATAGATCGCTATATATTTTTAGATTATGATGGTACGCTTGTAGGTTTCCATGGCGATATAGACAAAGCTTCGCCTGATGAAGAACTTTACAACATTTTAAACAAACTAAGCTCTGATCCTGCAAATCGGGTAATCCTAATCAGTGGTCGCAGGTATCAAACCTTACAACAATGGTTTGGACATTTAAATCTGGACATGATTGCAGAGCATGGTGCCTGGCAGAAACAGCTTAATCAAGAATGGAAAGCGCTCCCCTTACTAACAGATAAATGGAAACAAGAAGTTAAAGCTGTACTGGATACCTATACAGACAGAACCCCCGGCTCTTTTATAGAAGAAAAGAGTTATTCACTGGTATGGCATTACAGAAAGGTAGAAAAAGGATTAGGAGAATTGCGTTCCAATGAAATCATCAATCATTTGCGATTATTTATTGCAGATAAAGGCCTGCAAATGATGCCCGGAAATAAAGTGATTGAATTTAAAAATATCGAAGTAAACAAAGGCAAGGCAGCACAAAATTGGTTATATGGGCATAATCCAGATTTTATAATTGCTTTAGGTGATGACCATACAGACGAAGATATATTCAAAGCCTTACCTCCTGAGGCCTATACAATAAAAGTGGGCAGCAATATTTCTGCTGCCCGTTATTATTTGAGGGATTTTAAAGAGGTAAGAGAGCTACTAAAATCCTTGATATAA